A single window of Xylocopa sonorina isolate GNS202 chromosome 5, iyXylSono1_principal, whole genome shotgun sequence DNA harbors:
- the LOC143423909 gene encoding ras GTPase-activating-like protein IQGAP1 isoform X1 encodes MDDTDDKLINHERGRQSLSGTDNRKSAEEMDEQRQKTLAYEYLCHLEEAKVWMEACLRETLPPTTELEENLRNGVYLAKLAHFMAPESLPLNKIYDPEQKRYAAVGLHFRHTDNINYFLKSLKSMQLPFTFQPETTDIYDKKNIPRVIYCIHALSTHLFKLGKAPQIQDLYGKVNFTEEEINAVSKELKKYGIQMPSFQKIGGLLADSMEIDAATLHAAVIAINQAITEKDYDKILTALQNKVVQLNSIMPCFIKEYSDALLEAKEAKAQAALNRSLNDSYVPDAYDELLTQAEIQGHINSVNVCCAMENITRSIHYENNEFMDTLKMPTLSLKDIMHENAQLYKEQLMQLLESSEWNSICSENNLHRCKQLLQKEIDKANEIALKSRKRDDGVKLLNLTLQNAAQNDFCKALKNPYLGLTERIDDFAIPLYYDEMKVDRTESEKDLSYDDIVVSIRVLSSIAEISKAVDTGNPDLVYQALTNPDSHVSGLDQENKVKYYRALAAVRCEKQALAEECPLLTYIDIQECIDVVNQQCQNDDEVIQVLRQLNLAVMENDRNGVISTLKDTALKLQKPTLLQDASLYLKLFKKCLEEKHFDGSELWLEDVENITKIVATETETVQNVCTFLSQLNLGLQQNDMLFTIDCLQAFGFKIPNNCKAECFKNLCNLKDMKIKDYNCPFVRYVTPQGNESYLDLQKYSYTWDCPKNMSETFYINMEDIKGIIKSTTAKENEEHKISKWIIQLQAYIRGYLLRKKISDRFTYFYGNVDKIIRIQAWWRSIVQRRRYAKLLEEKWRCGERSQSKFSNVKTKYTNILDYYKNHEEKIIKIQAFWRGRAERRAFHSLLYTEKPPFPVVRHFSAILNFNAEDYDKDLQLQHLKHEVVQSIRHNQTLSQQLDSMDIKIGLLIQNRITLQDVVAHGKSLETLAKQKHSNKDQRNSLSDGIISQKGLKSLTKEGRKMLEGYQHLFYALQTNPTYLSKLLFLLPQSKTNKFLQNVILTLFNFGSNIREEYLLLKLFGSALQEEIRCKFQKPSEVVTGNPLVLKMVVNYARQLNGQRALRQIVGPIIEKILADRTLSIETNPIDIYKCWRNQLEMETGETLDLPYTVTHQQALNYEQVRVRLNRGIQLLQSTVLEFLTKITESRDLIPYGMLYMAKVLNDSLTEKFPNAPEKDILKVVGNLIYYHFINAAIVAPDAFDIITLPIDRSLSNDQRRNLASIAKILQFAASKKGFGEEATHLVCLNPFIIECHEKFKRFFRYCCQIEDLEEHFSIHEYTEATLIEKPEIYISLQEICDTHCLMLEYQDQIAPDPMDPLHDLLDDLGAAPTVASLLGISDTTCENSVTRFGKTEVCLVLTNKFQVPEDEDVSLNKLFIKTKELLVSVLQFLKGQTLVEALQATGSPIQQKLYDIKCSSLSPTLNIIYKSSSLNDCKHQLQAYLNKLELGGWVTQADGYQNIITAVAKDLCNKGKYRIIRNKELQTLRTTKQRLEEKCKYYQEQVEYYNEYIQRCLENLHTGKGSLRALKATQKNNHGKLRSKMTLKYSAAKLQEKGVLLEVDGLPQSQFKNVIFEISPTEHSGLFSVRCKFMGVEMEKVDIDIQKLLELQFEGAPIMDMFGKAKINVNLLLYLLNRKFYGKT; translated from the exons ATGGACGATACCGATGACAAATTAATTAATCATGAAAGAG gaaGACAAAGTCTTTCAGGAACCGATAATCGTAAATCCGCGGAGGAAATGGACGAGCAACGTCAGAAAACACTTGCTTACGAGTATCTCTGTCACTTGGAGGAAGCTAAAGT CTGGATGGAAGCGTGCCTCAGAGAAACACTTCCACCAACAACCGAGCTAGAAGAAAATCTAAGAAACGGTGTATACTTGGCAAAACTTGCCCATTTTATGGCCCCAGAATCTTTGCCTCTCAATAAAATCTATGATCCCGAACAAAAGCGTTATGCAGCAGTTGGTTTACATTTCAGGCACACGGATAATATCAATTACTTTTTAAAATCCTTGAAGTCTATGCAATTGCCATTT ACTTTCCAACCGGAAACAACAGATATTTATGACAAAAAGAATATACCTCGTGTAATATATTGTATTCACGCTTTAAGTACTCATTTGTTTAAATTGGGTAAAGCACCACAAATTCAAGATTTGTATGGAAAAGTGAATTTTACTG AGGAGGAAATAAATGCTGTTAGTAAAGAACTAAAAAAATATGGAATTCAAATGCCTTCTTTCCAAAAAATTGGTGGCTTGTTAGCAGATAGCATGGAAATAGATGCAGCAACGCTTCATGCTGCTGTAATAGCAATTAATCAAGCTATTACTGAAAAG GATTATGACAAAATATTAACGGCTCTTCAAAACAAAGTAGTACAGTTAAACAGTATTATGCCTTGCTTCATTAAGGAATACAGCGATGCTTTATTAGAAGCAAAAGAAGCTAAAGCACAAGCTGCACTTAACAGA TCCCTTAATGATAGCTATGTGCCAGATGCGTACGATGAACTCTTAACTCAGGCAGAAATTCAGGGTCATATTAATTCTGTTAACG TTTGCTGTGCAATGGAAAATATAACTCGGTCCATACATTATGAAAACAACGAATTTATGGATACATTAAAAATGCCTACTTTGTCCCTAaaa GATATTATGCACGAAAACGCACAATTATATAAAGAACAATTAATGCAATTGCTAGAAAGTTCGGAATGGAATAGTATATGTTCAGAAAACAATCTCCATCGTTGTAAACAGTTACTACAGAAGGAAATTGACAAAGCAAATGAAATTGCTCTTAAATCTCGCAAAC GTGATGACGGTGTAAAGCTTTTAAATCTAACATTACAAAATGCTGCGCAAAATGACTTCTGTAAAGCTTTAAAAAACCCCTATCTTGGATTAACTGAAAGAATCGATGATTTTGCCATACCATTGTACTACGATGAAATGAAAGTAGATCGCACCGAGTCTGAG AAAGACCTTTCATATGACGATATTGTAGTCAGCATACGCGTTTTATCGTCTATCGCAGAAATCAGCAAAGCTGTAGACACTGGAAATCCAGATTTGGTTTATCAAGCATTAACAAACCCAGATAGTCACGTTTCT GGATTAGATCAAGagaataaagtaaaatactATAGAGCTTTAGCGGCGGTCCGATGTGAAAAGCAGGCGCTTGCTGAAGAATGCCCTTTACTAACATATATTGATATTCAAGAATGCATTGACGTTGTTAATCAACAATGCCAAAATGATGATGAAG TGATACAGGTATTGCGACAATTAAACTTGGCAGTCATGGAAAACGATCGAAATGGTGTTATAAGTACTTTGAAAGATACCGCCCTAAAATTACAAAAACCTACTTTACTGCAAGATGCGTCCCTTTAtttgaaattatttaaaaaatgtctCGAAGAGAAACATTTTGATGGTTCCGAATTATGGCTAGAAGATGTGGAGAATATAACGAAAATTGTTGCTACAGAAACTGAAACTGTTCAAAATG TTTGCACATTTCTGTCGCAACTTAATTTAGGATTACAACAGAATGATATGTTATTTACAATTGATTGCCTCCAAGCATTTGGCTTTAAAATACCGAACAACTGCAAGGCCGAATGTTTTAAAAATTTATGCAATTTAAAAGACATGAAG ATTAAAGATTACAATTGTCCGTTCGTTCGGTATGTTACTCCACAAGGCAATGAATCATACCTGGATTTGCAAAAATATAGCTATACTTGGGATTGTCCTAAAAATATGTCGGAAACCTTTTATATCAACATGGAAGACATAAAA GGAATAATAAAAAGCACTACAGCAAAAGAAAACGAGGAACATAAAATAAGTAAATGGATAATACAACTGCAAGCTTATATTCGAGGATATTTGTTGCGGAAAAAAATTTCCGATAGATTTACATATTTCTACGGTAATGTAGATAaaattattcgaatacaagcatGGTGGAGAAGTATAGTACAGCGCAGAAGATATGCCAAATTATTGGAAGAAAAGTGGAGATGTGGAGAAAGATCTCAAAGCAAATTTTCAAATGTTAAAACTAAATATACGAATATACTGGATTACTATAAGAACCAT gaagaaaaaatcataaaaatacAGGCTTTTTGGCGTGGTCGCGCTGAAAGACGTGCCTTTCATTCATTGCTATACACGGAAAAACCACCGTTTCCCGTTGTTCGCCACTTCTCTGCAATTCTAAATTTCAACGCGGAGGATTACGATAAAGACTTGCAGTTACAA CACTTAAAGCACGAGGTAGTGCAAAGCATACGACACAATCAAACATTGTCACAGCAGTTGGATAGTATGGACATAAAGATCGGATTACTTATTCAAAACAGAATCACGCTTCAA GATGTTGTAGCCCATGGAAAGAGCTTAGAAACACTTGCAAAGCAGAAACATTCCAACAAAGATCAAAGGAATTCCTTATCGGATGGCATTATTTCACAGAAAGGTTTAAAGTCATTAACGAAAGAAGGTCGAAAAATGTTGGAAGGATATCAACATTTATTTTACGCGTTGCAAACGAATCCAACATACTTATCAAAACTGCTATTTCTTCTACCTCAAAGTAAAACGAATAAGTTTCTCCAAAATGTGATCCTAACGTTGTTTAATTTCGGATCAAATATCAGGGAAGAGTATTTATTATTGAAATTATTTGGAAGTGCGTTACAAGAGGAAATCAG GTGTAAATTTCAAAAACCGTCCGAAGTTGTTACTGGAAATCCTTTGGTTCTGAAAATGGTGGTAAATTATGCGCGACAACTAAACGGTCAAAGGGCTTTAAGGCAAATCGTTGGGCCTATCATTGAAAAGATCCTAGCCGATCGAACATTAAGTATAGAGACAAATCCTATCGATATTTATAAGTGCTGGCGAAACCAACTAGAGATGGAAACAGGAGAAACACT GGATTTACCTTATACGGTAACGCATCAACAAGCTTTAAATTATGAACAAGTACGAGTCAGGTTGAACAGGGGAATACAACTGTTGCAAAGTACTGTTTTAGAATTCCTAACTAAAATAACCGAATCACGAGATTTAATACCATATGGGATGTTATACATGGCTAAAGTTTTAAACGATTCGTTGACTGAAAAGTTTCCGAATGCTCCGGAAAAAGATATTTTAAAGGTGGTAGGAAATTTGATTTATTATCACTTCATTAACGCAGCGATCGTAGCTCCAGATGCATTCGATATAATTACTCTGCCAATAGACAGATCATTGTCAAACGATCAACGAAGAAATTTAGCTAGTAttgcaaaaatattgcaattTGCTGCATCCAAAAAAGGG TTTGGTGAAGAAGCAACGCATTTAGTTTGTCTAAATCCATTTATAATCGAGTGCCATGAAAAGTTTAAACGTTTCTTCCGTTATTGTTGTCAAATTGAAGATTTAGAAGAACATTTTTCTATTCACGAATATACGGAAGCCACACTTATTGAGAAACCGGAAATTTATATTTCGTTACAA GAAATTTGTGATACTCATTGCCTTATGTTGGAATATCAAGATCAAATAGCACCAGATCCAATGGATCCTTTACACGATTTATTGGATGATTTAGGTGCTGCACCTACCGTTGCATCTTTACTTGGAATCT CCGATACTACGTGCGAGAACAGCGTGACTCGTTTCGGAAAAACAGAAGTATGTCTAGTGCTTACGAATAAATTTCAAGTGCCAGAAGATGAGGACGTTAGCTTAAACAAACTTTTCATAAAGACGAAAGAATTATTAGTTTCTGTACTCCAATTTTTAAAGGGCCAAACATTAGTAGAAGCTTTGCAAGCTACAGGCTCTCCTATACAACAGAAACTGTACGACATAAAATGTTCCAGTTTATCACCCACTTTAAATATCATTTATAAGAG CTCCTCCTTAAACGATTGTAAGCATCAGTTGCAAGCATATCTTAATAAACTGGAACTCGGAGGATGGGTAACCCAAGCGGATGGATATCAAAATATTATAACAGCTGTGGCCAAAGATCTCTGTAATAAAGGGAAATATAGAATTATTCGGAATAAAGAGTTACAAACGTTACGTACAACTAAACAAAGGCTGGAAGAGAAATGTAAATATTACCAAGAACAAGTGGAATATTATAATGAATATATACAGCGCTGTTTGGAGAATTTACACACTGGGAAAGG ATCTTTGCGAGCGCTTAAAGCTACACAGAAAAATAATCATGGTAAGTTGAGGTCGAAAATGACATTGAAATATTCCGCGGCAAAGCTGCAAGAAAAAGGGGTACTATTAGAAGTGGATGGACTGCCGCAGTCGCAATTTAAAAATGTGATTTTTGAGATCAGTCCCACAGAGCATTCGGGTCTTTTTAGCGTGCGATGTAAGTTTATGGGGGTAGAAATGGAAAAAGTTGATATCGATATACAAAAGTTGCTTGAGCTGCAATTTGAAGGTGCACCGATCATGGACATGTTTGGCAAAGCAAAGATTAATGTCAATTTATTACTATATTTACTGAATCGAAAATTTTATGGCAAAACTTGA
- the LOC143423909 gene encoding ras GTPase-activating-like protein IQGAP1 isoform X2: MDDTDDKLINHERGRQSLSGTDNRKSAEEMDEQRQKTLAYEYLCHLEEAKVWMEACLRETLPPTTELEENLRNGVYLAKLAHFMAPESLPLNKIYDPEQKRYAAVGLHFRHTDNINYFLKSLKSMQLPFTFQPETTDIYDKKNIPRVIYCIHALSTHLFKLGKAPQIQDLYGKVNFTEEEINAVSKELKKYGIQMPSFQKIGGLLADSMEIDAATLHAAVIAINQAITEKDYDKILTALQNKVVQLNSIMPCFIKEYSDALLEAKEAKAQAALNRSLNDSYVPDAYDELLTQAEIQGHINSVNVCCAMENITRSIHYENNEFMDTLKMPTLSLKDIMHENAQLYKEQLMQLLESSEWNSICSENNLHRCKQLLQKEIDKANEIALKSRKRDDGVKLLNLTLQNAAQNDFCKALKNPYLGLTERIDDFAIPLYYDEMKVDRTESEKDLSYDDIVVSIRVLSSIAEISKAVDTGNPDLVYQALTNPDSHVSGLDQENKVKYYRALAAVRCEKQALAEECPLLTYIDIQECIDVVNQQCQNDDEVIQVLRQLNLAVMENDRNGVISTLKDTALKLQKPTLLQDASLYLKLFKKCLEEKHFDGSELWLEDVENITKIVATETETVQNVCTFLSQLNLGLQQNDMLFTIDCLQAFGFKIPNNCKAECFKNLCNLKDMKIKDYNCPFVRYVTPQGNESYLDLQKYSYTWDCPKNMSETFYINMEDIKGIIKSTTAKENEEHKISKWIIQLQAYIRGYLLRKKISDRFTYFYGNVDKIIRIQAWWRSIVQRRRYAKLLEEKWRCGERSQSKFSNVKTKYTNILDYYKNHEEKIIKIQAFWRGRAERRAFHSLLYTEKPPFPVVRHFSAILNFNAEDYDKDLQLQHLKHEVVQSIRHNQTLSQQLDSMDIKIGLLIQNRITLQDVVAHGKSLETLAKQKHSNKDQRNSLSDGIISQKGLKSLTKEGRKMLEGYQHLFYALQTNPTYLSKLLFLLPQSKTNKFLQNVILTLFNFGSNIREEYLLLKLFGSALQEEIRCKFQKPSEVVTGNPLVLKMVVNYARQLNGQRALRQIVGPIIEKILADRTLSIETNPIDIYKCWRNQLEMETGETLDLPYTVTHQQALNYEQVRVRLNRGIQLLQSTVLEFLTKITESRDLIPYGMLYMAKVLNDSLTEKFPNAPEKDILKVVGNLIYYHFINAAIVAPDAFDIITLPIDRSLSNDQRRNLASIAKILQFAASKKGFGEEATHLVCLNPFIIECHEKFKRFFRYCCQIEDLEEHFSIHEYTEATLIEKPEIYISLQEICDTHCLMLEYQDQIAPDPMDPLHDLLDDLGAAPTVASLLGISDTTCENSVTRFGKTEVCLVLTNKFQVPEDEDVSLNKLFIKTKELLVSVLQFLKGQTLVEALQATGSPIQQKLSSLNDCKHQLQAYLNKLELGGWVTQADGYQNIITAVAKDLCNKGKYRIIRNKELQTLRTTKQRLEEKCKYYQEQVEYYNEYIQRCLENLHTGKGSLRALKATQKNNHGKLRSKMTLKYSAAKLQEKGVLLEVDGLPQSQFKNVIFEISPTEHSGLFSVRCKFMGVEMEKVDIDIQKLLELQFEGAPIMDMFGKAKINVNLLLYLLNRKFYGKT; the protein is encoded by the exons ATGGACGATACCGATGACAAATTAATTAATCATGAAAGAG gaaGACAAAGTCTTTCAGGAACCGATAATCGTAAATCCGCGGAGGAAATGGACGAGCAACGTCAGAAAACACTTGCTTACGAGTATCTCTGTCACTTGGAGGAAGCTAAAGT CTGGATGGAAGCGTGCCTCAGAGAAACACTTCCACCAACAACCGAGCTAGAAGAAAATCTAAGAAACGGTGTATACTTGGCAAAACTTGCCCATTTTATGGCCCCAGAATCTTTGCCTCTCAATAAAATCTATGATCCCGAACAAAAGCGTTATGCAGCAGTTGGTTTACATTTCAGGCACACGGATAATATCAATTACTTTTTAAAATCCTTGAAGTCTATGCAATTGCCATTT ACTTTCCAACCGGAAACAACAGATATTTATGACAAAAAGAATATACCTCGTGTAATATATTGTATTCACGCTTTAAGTACTCATTTGTTTAAATTGGGTAAAGCACCACAAATTCAAGATTTGTATGGAAAAGTGAATTTTACTG AGGAGGAAATAAATGCTGTTAGTAAAGAACTAAAAAAATATGGAATTCAAATGCCTTCTTTCCAAAAAATTGGTGGCTTGTTAGCAGATAGCATGGAAATAGATGCAGCAACGCTTCATGCTGCTGTAATAGCAATTAATCAAGCTATTACTGAAAAG GATTATGACAAAATATTAACGGCTCTTCAAAACAAAGTAGTACAGTTAAACAGTATTATGCCTTGCTTCATTAAGGAATACAGCGATGCTTTATTAGAAGCAAAAGAAGCTAAAGCACAAGCTGCACTTAACAGA TCCCTTAATGATAGCTATGTGCCAGATGCGTACGATGAACTCTTAACTCAGGCAGAAATTCAGGGTCATATTAATTCTGTTAACG TTTGCTGTGCAATGGAAAATATAACTCGGTCCATACATTATGAAAACAACGAATTTATGGATACATTAAAAATGCCTACTTTGTCCCTAaaa GATATTATGCACGAAAACGCACAATTATATAAAGAACAATTAATGCAATTGCTAGAAAGTTCGGAATGGAATAGTATATGTTCAGAAAACAATCTCCATCGTTGTAAACAGTTACTACAGAAGGAAATTGACAAAGCAAATGAAATTGCTCTTAAATCTCGCAAAC GTGATGACGGTGTAAAGCTTTTAAATCTAACATTACAAAATGCTGCGCAAAATGACTTCTGTAAAGCTTTAAAAAACCCCTATCTTGGATTAACTGAAAGAATCGATGATTTTGCCATACCATTGTACTACGATGAAATGAAAGTAGATCGCACCGAGTCTGAG AAAGACCTTTCATATGACGATATTGTAGTCAGCATACGCGTTTTATCGTCTATCGCAGAAATCAGCAAAGCTGTAGACACTGGAAATCCAGATTTGGTTTATCAAGCATTAACAAACCCAGATAGTCACGTTTCT GGATTAGATCAAGagaataaagtaaaatactATAGAGCTTTAGCGGCGGTCCGATGTGAAAAGCAGGCGCTTGCTGAAGAATGCCCTTTACTAACATATATTGATATTCAAGAATGCATTGACGTTGTTAATCAACAATGCCAAAATGATGATGAAG TGATACAGGTATTGCGACAATTAAACTTGGCAGTCATGGAAAACGATCGAAATGGTGTTATAAGTACTTTGAAAGATACCGCCCTAAAATTACAAAAACCTACTTTACTGCAAGATGCGTCCCTTTAtttgaaattatttaaaaaatgtctCGAAGAGAAACATTTTGATGGTTCCGAATTATGGCTAGAAGATGTGGAGAATATAACGAAAATTGTTGCTACAGAAACTGAAACTGTTCAAAATG TTTGCACATTTCTGTCGCAACTTAATTTAGGATTACAACAGAATGATATGTTATTTACAATTGATTGCCTCCAAGCATTTGGCTTTAAAATACCGAACAACTGCAAGGCCGAATGTTTTAAAAATTTATGCAATTTAAAAGACATGAAG ATTAAAGATTACAATTGTCCGTTCGTTCGGTATGTTACTCCACAAGGCAATGAATCATACCTGGATTTGCAAAAATATAGCTATACTTGGGATTGTCCTAAAAATATGTCGGAAACCTTTTATATCAACATGGAAGACATAAAA GGAATAATAAAAAGCACTACAGCAAAAGAAAACGAGGAACATAAAATAAGTAAATGGATAATACAACTGCAAGCTTATATTCGAGGATATTTGTTGCGGAAAAAAATTTCCGATAGATTTACATATTTCTACGGTAATGTAGATAaaattattcgaatacaagcatGGTGGAGAAGTATAGTACAGCGCAGAAGATATGCCAAATTATTGGAAGAAAAGTGGAGATGTGGAGAAAGATCTCAAAGCAAATTTTCAAATGTTAAAACTAAATATACGAATATACTGGATTACTATAAGAACCAT gaagaaaaaatcataaaaatacAGGCTTTTTGGCGTGGTCGCGCTGAAAGACGTGCCTTTCATTCATTGCTATACACGGAAAAACCACCGTTTCCCGTTGTTCGCCACTTCTCTGCAATTCTAAATTTCAACGCGGAGGATTACGATAAAGACTTGCAGTTACAA CACTTAAAGCACGAGGTAGTGCAAAGCATACGACACAATCAAACATTGTCACAGCAGTTGGATAGTATGGACATAAAGATCGGATTACTTATTCAAAACAGAATCACGCTTCAA GATGTTGTAGCCCATGGAAAGAGCTTAGAAACACTTGCAAAGCAGAAACATTCCAACAAAGATCAAAGGAATTCCTTATCGGATGGCATTATTTCACAGAAAGGTTTAAAGTCATTAACGAAAGAAGGTCGAAAAATGTTGGAAGGATATCAACATTTATTTTACGCGTTGCAAACGAATCCAACATACTTATCAAAACTGCTATTTCTTCTACCTCAAAGTAAAACGAATAAGTTTCTCCAAAATGTGATCCTAACGTTGTTTAATTTCGGATCAAATATCAGGGAAGAGTATTTATTATTGAAATTATTTGGAAGTGCGTTACAAGAGGAAATCAG GTGTAAATTTCAAAAACCGTCCGAAGTTGTTACTGGAAATCCTTTGGTTCTGAAAATGGTGGTAAATTATGCGCGACAACTAAACGGTCAAAGGGCTTTAAGGCAAATCGTTGGGCCTATCATTGAAAAGATCCTAGCCGATCGAACATTAAGTATAGAGACAAATCCTATCGATATTTATAAGTGCTGGCGAAACCAACTAGAGATGGAAACAGGAGAAACACT GGATTTACCTTATACGGTAACGCATCAACAAGCTTTAAATTATGAACAAGTACGAGTCAGGTTGAACAGGGGAATACAACTGTTGCAAAGTACTGTTTTAGAATTCCTAACTAAAATAACCGAATCACGAGATTTAATACCATATGGGATGTTATACATGGCTAAAGTTTTAAACGATTCGTTGACTGAAAAGTTTCCGAATGCTCCGGAAAAAGATATTTTAAAGGTGGTAGGAAATTTGATTTATTATCACTTCATTAACGCAGCGATCGTAGCTCCAGATGCATTCGATATAATTACTCTGCCAATAGACAGATCATTGTCAAACGATCAACGAAGAAATTTAGCTAGTAttgcaaaaatattgcaattTGCTGCATCCAAAAAAGGG TTTGGTGAAGAAGCAACGCATTTAGTTTGTCTAAATCCATTTATAATCGAGTGCCATGAAAAGTTTAAACGTTTCTTCCGTTATTGTTGTCAAATTGAAGATTTAGAAGAACATTTTTCTATTCACGAATATACGGAAGCCACACTTATTGAGAAACCGGAAATTTATATTTCGTTACAA GAAATTTGTGATACTCATTGCCTTATGTTGGAATATCAAGATCAAATAGCACCAGATCCAATGGATCCTTTACACGATTTATTGGATGATTTAGGTGCTGCACCTACCGTTGCATCTTTACTTGGAATCT CCGATACTACGTGCGAGAACAGCGTGACTCGTTTCGGAAAAACAGAAGTATGTCTAGTGCTTACGAATAAATTTCAAGTGCCAGAAGATGAGGACGTTAGCTTAAACAAACTTTTCATAAAGACGAAAGAATTATTAGTTTCTGTACTCCAATTTTTAAAGGGCCAAACATTAGTAGAAGCTTTGCAAGCTACAGGCTCTCCTATACAACAGAAACT CTCCTCCTTAAACGATTGTAAGCATCAGTTGCAAGCATATCTTAATAAACTGGAACTCGGAGGATGGGTAACCCAAGCGGATGGATATCAAAATATTATAACAGCTGTGGCCAAAGATCTCTGTAATAAAGGGAAATATAGAATTATTCGGAATAAAGAGTTACAAACGTTACGTACAACTAAACAAAGGCTGGAAGAGAAATGTAAATATTACCAAGAACAAGTGGAATATTATAATGAATATATACAGCGCTGTTTGGAGAATTTACACACTGGGAAAGG ATCTTTGCGAGCGCTTAAAGCTACACAGAAAAATAATCATGGTAAGTTGAGGTCGAAAATGACATTGAAATATTCCGCGGCAAAGCTGCAAGAAAAAGGGGTACTATTAGAAGTGGATGGACTGCCGCAGTCGCAATTTAAAAATGTGATTTTTGAGATCAGTCCCACAGAGCATTCGGGTCTTTTTAGCGTGCGATGTAAGTTTATGGGGGTAGAAATGGAAAAAGTTGATATCGATATACAAAAGTTGCTTGAGCTGCAATTTGAAGGTGCACCGATCATGGACATGTTTGGCAAAGCAAAGATTAATGTCAATTTATTACTATATTTACTGAATCGAAAATTTTATGGCAAAACTTGA